In Lachnospiraceae bacterium, one DNA window encodes the following:
- the cdd gene encoding cytidine deaminase, which translates to MEKKQTVVASDALTKDQIRELAVKSLAGIKNSYAPYSHFHVSAVLLCGNGAVYTGNNIENAAYTPSVCAERCAFFKAVSEGERDFTAIALCGGLNGVVKDYCAPCGVCRQVMREFCKPDFKIILVKSEEEWKIYTLSQLLPEGFGPENLE; encoded by the coding sequence ATGGAAAAAAAACAGACTGTTGTTGCCTCAGATGCCCTTACAAAAGATCAGATCAGGGAACTGGCGGTAAAATCCCTTGCAGGTATTAAAAACTCCTATGCCCCCTATTCTCATTTCCACGTATCAGCCGTACTTCTTTGCGGCAATGGTGCTGTCTATACAGGAAATAACATAGAAAACGCCGCTTATACCCCTTCTGTATGTGCAGAGCGCTGCGCCTTTTTTAAGGCAGTCAGTGAAGGAGAACGTGATTTTACAGCCATTGCCCTTTGCGGCGGCTTAAACGGAGTAGTAAAGGATTACTGTGCCCCCTGCGGCGTCTGCCGCCAGGTGATGCGGGAATTCTGTAAGCCGGATTTTAAGATCATCCTGGTAAAGTCAGAAGAAGAGTGGAAGATATATACTTTATCACAACTGCTGCCAGAAGGTTTTGGACCTGAGAATCTTGAATAA
- a CDS encoding metal ABC transporter ATP-binding protein, which produces MEPLIKCEHVDLGYENQDAVINVNMEVCPGDYLCIVGENGSGKSTLIKGLLGLLKPSGGKLTVAEGLKTTGIGYLPQQTAAQKDFPASVREVVLSGCLSRRGRRPFYSKTEKDIAVANMEKLGITQLAGQCYRELSGGQQQRVLIARALCATRELLILDEPITGLDPMAIQDFYSMIRKLNREDKVAIIMVSHDLRNAVEEANKILHLQKQVLFYGPAHDYMNSKAAGHFFHEKEQGECLPTAACHMAKNGDGLENNEQKCSCGHTHAHSHQKIEGGNTHERA; this is translated from the coding sequence ATGGAACCATTGATCAAATGTGAGCATGTTGATCTTGGATATGAGAATCAGGATGCGGTTATAAATGTAAACATGGAAGTCTGCCCTGGAGATTATCTGTGCATTGTAGGTGAAAATGGATCTGGTAAGAGTACCCTGATCAAAGGATTACTGGGACTTTTAAAGCCATCAGGCGGCAAACTGACTGTAGCAGAAGGGCTGAAAACAACGGGGATCGGTTATCTGCCCCAGCAGACAGCAGCCCAGAAAGATTTTCCGGCTTCTGTAAGAGAAGTAGTTTTAAGCGGCTGTTTAAGCAGAAGAGGAAGGCGTCCCTTCTATTCAAAAACAGAAAAAGATATTGCAGTTGCCAATATGGAAAAACTGGGTATTACCCAGCTGGCCGGCCAGTGCTACAGAGAATTGTCCGGCGGACAGCAGCAGAGAGTGCTGATCGCCAGAGCACTTTGCGCTACCAGGGAGCTTCTTATTTTAGATGAGCCTATTACCGGATTAGATCCAATGGCGATCCAGGATTTTTATTCTATGATCCGGAAGCTGAACAGGGAAGACAAAGTAGCCATTATCATGGTCTCCCATGACCTGAGAAATGCAGTAGAGGAAGCAAATAAGATCCTGCATCTTCAGAAACAGGTACTTTTCTACGGCCCGGCCCATGATTATATGAACAGTAAGGCAGCAGGTCATTTCTTCCATGAAAAGGAACAGGGAGAGTGCCTTCCTACAGCTGCATGCCATATGGCAAAAAATGGGGATGGTCTGGAAAATAACGAGCAGAAATGCTCCTGCGGTCATACCCACGCACATAGTCACCAGAAGATAGAAGGAGGAAATACCCATGAACGTGCTTAG
- a CDS encoding SpoIID/LytB domain-containing protein — MKMNWKINVKDLKITKKQMTLWMSGILVAVIALMIFIVKAEPPAEGISRAEAAKAMALIFEDPGNLENMAADREISAFTDKEKGNWFVKYMDYLYEKGYLDPKVTPATLISAQGNLTYEDTAYMMGKVSGDLEKQVGMTHWNRKKTFARNDWWDIYRAAVEKTDQEGSMKEISAILFGTPSNMEQADSWTAYTTEGNFGFQGLALDAYLDNEIRFWVRGQEIAGMTQVIEDKPVYKNIWISDVEKDQFTVYIGKYLRTFTAEGRLVSQAEKKKDELKSCVADLHMEKGKLKKVTVKKERVRGKVLAVTDDSIELEGYGCVPLDDNFHVYKAYGDFQVLGKGSILVGYDLQEFVAADGKLSAAILEQPLDAETIRVLIMDNGFKQIFHDTIELTANCDGEMIYEKENGDHESSSFKKGDTFTFEATDKKLEKGRMTLKPEDGEGIIVTSLERGQGQPVYSGSMEVKAEEGGLVLINELYLEDYLKKVVPSEMPASYEKEALKAQAVCARTYAYRQIQGNAYGQYGAHVDDSTSFQVYNNINTSERTDQAVNETYGQMLFYNNKPIEAFYYSTSCGHGADGSVWGKEGEALPYLRSMQIKKGARELTVEDNDTFDEYIRSQNITSYDASYPMFRWHVDIKAGILSEQITDVGNVTDVNVVSRGLGGIASEVEVKGDGGSCKIKGQSQVRSMLGNTELVIKKQDGTEMTGTASLPSAFISIEKRTAEDGSIVFRVYGGGFGHGVGMSQNGAHSMAKAGKTYKDILDFFYHGAKIRTE, encoded by the coding sequence ATGAAAATGAACTGGAAAATAAATGTAAAGGATCTGAAGATCACTAAAAAGCAGATGACCCTGTGGATGAGCGGGATCCTGGTGGCAGTGATCGCTCTTATGATATTTATTGTAAAAGCAGAGCCGCCGGCAGAGGGGATATCCAGGGCAGAGGCAGCCAAGGCCATGGCACTGATATTTGAGGATCCTGGGAATCTGGAAAATATGGCAGCAGACCGGGAAATTTCCGCATTTACAGATAAAGAAAAAGGCAACTGGTTTGTAAAATATATGGATTATCTCTATGAAAAAGGATATCTGGATCCGAAGGTGACACCGGCTACCCTTATATCGGCCCAGGGAAATCTTACATACGAAGACACAGCTTATATGATGGGGAAAGTTTCCGGCGATTTAGAGAAACAGGTGGGAATGACCCATTGGAACAGGAAAAAAACATTTGCCAGAAATGATTGGTGGGATATTTACAGGGCAGCGGTAGAAAAGACGGATCAGGAAGGCAGCATGAAAGAAATCTCTGCTATTTTGTTCGGTACTCCTTCCAATATGGAACAGGCAGACAGCTGGACAGCTTATACAACAGAAGGCAACTTCGGATTCCAAGGACTGGCTCTTGATGCATACTTGGACAATGAGATACGCTTCTGGGTCAGAGGACAGGAAATAGCGGGCATGACCCAGGTTATAGAAGATAAGCCGGTCTATAAGAATATCTGGATCTCAGATGTAGAAAAAGACCAGTTTACTGTATATATCGGCAAATATTTAAGAACCTTTACAGCAGAAGGAAGGCTGGTTTCCCAGGCGGAGAAAAAAAAGGATGAGTTAAAATCCTGTGTAGCTGATCTGCATATGGAAAAAGGTAAATTAAAAAAGGTTACAGTGAAAAAAGAACGGGTCCGGGGAAAGGTTCTTGCTGTAACAGATGATTCCATTGAACTGGAAGGCTATGGCTGTGTTCCGTTAGATGATAATTTCCATGTATATAAGGCATATGGTGATTTCCAGGTTCTTGGAAAAGGAAGCATCCTGGTAGGTTATGACTTACAGGAGTTTGTGGCAGCAGATGGGAAGCTTAGTGCGGCGATCCTGGAGCAGCCTTTAGATGCAGAAACTATCCGTGTGCTGATCATGGATAATGGGTTTAAGCAGATCTTCCATGATACCATTGAACTTACAGCAAATTGTGATGGAGAAATGATATACGAAAAAGAAAATGGGGATCATGAAAGCAGTTCATTTAAAAAAGGAGATACATTTACCTTTGAAGCAACAGATAAAAAGCTGGAAAAAGGCCGTATGACCTTAAAACCAGAGGACGGTGAAGGTATTATCGTTACTTCCTTAGAACGTGGCCAGGGACAGCCTGTATACAGCGGTTCTATGGAAGTCAAAGCAGAAGAGGGAGGCCTGGTCCTTATTAATGAATTGTATCTGGAAGATTATTTAAAGAAAGTAGTCCCAAGTGAAATGCCTGCTTCTTATGAAAAAGAGGCGTTAAAGGCACAGGCAGTATGCGCCCGTACCTATGCTTATCGCCAGATCCAGGGAAATGCTTATGGTCAGTATGGTGCCCATGTAGATGACAGCACCAGTTTCCAGGTTTATAACAATATCAACACCAGTGAGCGGACGGATCAGGCTGTAAATGAAACCTATGGCCAGATGCTTTTTTATAACAATAAGCCTATAGAAGCTTTTTATTATTCCACTTCCTGCGGTCATGGGGCAGATGGAAGCGTATGGGGCAAAGAAGGAGAAGCATTGCCATATCTGCGTTCTATGCAGATCAAAAAAGGCGCCAGGGAGCTGACGGTGGAAGATAATGATACCTTTGATGAATACATACGTTCTCAGAATATTACTTCTTATGATGCTTCTTATCCAATGTTCCGGTGGCATGTAGATATAAAGGCAGGTATTCTTTCAGAACAGATCACGGATGTGGGAAATGTGACGGATGTAAATGTGGTATCCAGAGGTTTAGGTGGGATTGCCTCCGAAGTAGAAGTAAAAGGAGATGGAGGAAGCTGCAAGATCAAAGGCCAGAGTCAGGTAAGAAGTATGCTTGGAAATACAGAACTTGTAATAAAGAAACAGGACGGAACGGAAATGACAGGAACAGCGTCCCTTCCAAGTGCTTTTATTTCCATTGAAAAGCGTACAGCAGAGGACGGAAGCATTGTATTTCGTGTATACGGTGGCGGCTTTGGGCATGGTGTTGGAATGAGCCAGAACGGTGCCCACAGTATGGCGAAGGCAGGAAAGACATATAAAGATATCCTTGATTTCTTCTACCATGGGGCTAAGATCAGGACGGAATGA
- the ybaK gene encoding Cys-tRNA(Pro) deacylase — protein MRLLDAAGIHYETGTYEVDENDLSGSHAADLMGIDHDQMYKTLVLKGEKKGYLVCCIPVDEELDLKKVAKAAGEKKVEMIHVKDMLGITGYIRGGCSPIGMKKKFPTYIEETAQLYDTIMVSAGQRGVQVTVSPEDLREYVDGIFVGLV, from the coding sequence ATGAGGCTGTTGGACGCAGCAGGGATCCATTATGAGACAGGAACATATGAAGTAGATGAAAATGACCTTTCCGGCAGCCATGCTGCCGACCTCATGGGGATCGATCATGACCAGATGTATAAGACCCTTGTGTTAAAAGGGGAGAAAAAGGGATATCTTGTATGCTGTATCCCGGTAGATGAGGAGCTGGACTTAAAGAAGGTGGCAAAAGCAGCCGGAGAAAAGAAAGTTGAGATGATCCATGTAAAGGATATGTTAGGCATTACCGGTTATATCCGTGGCGGCTGTTCTCCTATTGGGATGAAGAAAAAATTTCCAACTTATATTGAAGAAACTGCCCAGTTATATGATACAATTATGGTAAGCGCAGGACAGAGGGGTGTACAGGTCACTGTAAGCCCTGAGGATCTGCGGGAGTATGTGGATGGAATCTTTGTGGGATTAGTGTAG
- a CDS encoding CobW family GTP-binding protein translates to MTKIDIISGFLGAGKTTFIKKLLQEAISGEQVVLIENEFGEIGIDGGFLKDSGIEIREMNSGCICCSLVGDFGKSLSEVLTKYKPDRIIIEPSGVGKLSDVMKAVIDVSADMDVALNSAVTIVDAAKCKMYMKNFGEFFNNQIENAGTVVLSRTDITDTAKIQKDVEMIREKNPKAAIVTTPLAELGGSQLLEIIEKRDTMLDDLLEEVRESHHHHDDDECCCGHDHDHEHHHHDHDEDEEHEHHHHDHDDECCCHDHDHEHHHHDHDEDGDHEHHHHDHDDECCCGHDHDHEHHHHHHADEVFTSWGMETIVPVTKDQLEDILKRLAETKEFGDVLRAKGMLPTENPGEWLYFDLVPEQYEIRDGKPDYTGKVCVIGASLKEEELNKVFGRG, encoded by the coding sequence ATGACAAAAATCGATATTATTTCCGGTTTCCTTGGAGCTGGAAAAACTACTTTTATTAAGAAACTTTTACAGGAGGCTATTTCTGGTGAACAGGTAGTCCTCATTGAAAATGAATTTGGTGAGATCGGTATTGACGGCGGATTTTTAAAGGATTCCGGCATTGAGATCCGTGAAATGAACTCCGGCTGCATCTGCTGCTCATTAGTAGGCGATTTCGGAAAGTCTTTATCTGAAGTACTGACTAAGTACAAGCCAGACCGTATCATTATCGAGCCATCAGGTGTTGGCAAGCTTTCTGATGTTATGAAGGCTGTTATTGATGTATCTGCAGATATGGATGTTGCATTAAACAGTGCTGTTACCATTGTAGACGCTGCAAAGTGTAAAATGTATATGAAGAACTTCGGTGAATTCTTTAACAATCAGATTGAGAATGCGGGAACTGTTGTACTCAGCCGTACAGATATCACAGATACTGCAAAGATCCAGAAGGATGTTGAGATGATCCGTGAGAAGAATCCAAAGGCTGCTATTGTTACTACTCCATTAGCAGAACTGGGCGGAAGCCAGCTTCTTGAGATTATCGAGAAGAGAGATACTATGTTAGATGATCTGTTAGAGGAAGTAAGAGAGAGCCATCATCACCATGACGATGATGAGTGCTGCTGCGGCCATGACCATGATCATGAACACCATCACCATGACCATGATGAGGACGAAGAGCATGAACATCACCATCATGACCACGATGATGAGTGCTGCTGCCATGACCACGATCATGAGCACCATCACCATGACCATGATGAGGACGGGGATCATGAACATCACCATCATGACCATGACGATGAGTGTTGCTGCGGTCATGACCATGATCACGAGCATCATCATCACCATCATGCAGACGAAGTATTTACCAGCTGGGGAATGGAGACCATTGTTCCTGTAACAAAGGATCAGCTGGAAGATATCTTAAAACGTCTGGCAGAGACTAAGGAATTTGGTGATGTTTTAAGAGCAAAGGGAATGCTTCCTACAGAAAATCCTGGTGAATGGCTGTATTTTGACCTGGTACCAGAGCAGTATGAGATCCGTGATGGAAAGCCAGATTATACAGGTAAGGTCTGCGTCATCGGTGCAAGCCTGAAGGAAGAGGAATTAAACAAAGTATTCGGAAGAGGCTAA
- a CDS encoding metal ABC transporter permease, whose amino-acid sequence MNVLSEMLSYPFMVRALFGGMLVSLCASLLGVSLVLKRYSMIGDGLSHVSFGALSIALAMGWSPLKVSIPVVVLAAFFLLRITENSRIKSDAAIAMISASSLAIGIIVTSLTTGMTTDVSSYMFGSILAMTKEDVMLSAVLCIIVLGLFVLCYNQVFAVTFDENFAKATGVNVGAYNMLISVLTAVTIVLGMRMMGAMLISSLVIFPCLTSMRVFKSFTSVVVSSGILSLVCFLLGMMASYQFSMPAGASVVVVNLIAFGLFSMWQALGKKR is encoded by the coding sequence ATGAACGTGCTTAGTGAAATGCTGTCTTATCCATTTATGGTGCGGGCATTATTCGGCGGTATGCTTGTATCCTTGTGTGCCTCTCTTTTAGGCGTAAGCCTGGTGTTAAAACGTTATTCTATGATCGGTGACGGACTTTCACATGTATCCTTTGGAGCGCTTTCTATTGCCCTGGCTATGGGGTGGTCGCCTTTAAAGGTATCCATTCCGGTGGTTGTGCTGGCTGCCTTTTTCCTGCTTCGAATTACAGAAAACAGCCGGATCAAAAGTGATGCCGCCATTGCTATGATCTCTGCCAGTTCCCTGGCTATCGGTATTATTGTAACATCCTTAACAACAGGAATGACCACAGATGTAAGCAGCTATATGTTTGGAAGTATTTTAGCAATGACAAAAGAAGATGTGATGCTGTCAGCAGTGCTGTGTATCATTGTGCTAGGACTGTTTGTGCTCTGCTACAACCAGGTATTTGCAGTTACCTTTGATGAAAACTTTGCAAAAGCTACAGGAGTCAATGTAGGTGCCTACAATATGCTTATTTCCGTACTTACAGCTGTTACTATTGTACTGGGCATGCGTATGATGGGAGCCATGCTGATCTCCAGCCTTGTGATTTTCCCGTGCCTTACTTCCATGCGTGTGTTTAAAAGCTTTACCAGCGTGGTGGTATCTTCAGGAATCCTTTCACTGGTATGCTTTTTGCTGGGGATGATGGCTTCTTATCAGTTTTCCATGCCGGCAGGTGCCAGCGTAGTGGTGGTAAATCTCATCGCCTTTGGTCTGTTTTCCATGTGGCAGGCGTTAGGTAAGAAACGGTAA
- a CDS encoding GTPase, translating to MGNNEIDEDVMPVFLINGFLEAGKTQFLEFTMDQEYFQTEGKTLLIVCEEGDTEYDEKKLKKHQTAVVYVDELSKLTPAYLNELEVIYRPERVLLEWNGMWNQDELTLPDDWNIYQQITIIDGSTFDLYIQNMKPLLGAMLRNSELVIVNRCDGIADEKLTSYRRTIRAMSRESEIVLEDKNGEIEQATLEEDLPYDINADVIQIKPEDYGIWYIDCMDQPERYKGKTVEFTAMVLKSPKFPKGQFVPGRMAMTCCEADMTFLGFMCKWKDAEKYKTKEWVKVCAKVGVEYQRDYHGEGPVLYAENVEKAAEIKDIVQF from the coding sequence ATGGGAAATAACGAGATAGATGAAGATGTAATGCCTGTTTTTCTGATCAATGGTTTTCTGGAAGCCGGAAAAACCCAGTTCCTGGAATTTACCATGGATCAGGAATACTTCCAGACAGAGGGAAAAACACTCCTGATCGTCTGTGAAGAAGGGGATACAGAATATGATGAAAAGAAGTTAAAAAAGCATCAGACTGCAGTTGTATATGTAGATGAACTTTCCAAGCTGACTCCAGCTTACTTAAATGAGCTGGAAGTGATCTACCGTCCGGAGCGTGTCCTTTTAGAGTGGAATGGCATGTGGAATCAGGATGAGCTGACATTGCCGGATGACTGGAACATTTACCAGCAGATCACCATTATCGATGGTTCTACCTTTGATCTGTACATCCAGAATATGAAGCCGCTCCTTGGTGCAATGCTTCGTAATTCTGAACTGGTCATTGTAAACCGCTGTGACGGCATTGCAGATGAGAAGCTGACTTCTTACCGCCGTACCATCCGTGCCATGAGCCGCGAAAGCGAGATTGTTCTGGAAGACAAGAATGGCGAGATCGAGCAGGCAACTCTGGAAGAAGACCTTCCATACGATATTAATGCAGATGTGATCCAGATCAAACCGGAAGATTACGGTATCTGGTACATTGACTGCATGGATCAGCCGGAGCGATACAAAGGAAAGACAGTTGAGTTTACTGCCATGGTATTAAAAAGCCCTAAATTCCCAAAGGGGCAGTTTGTTCCGGGGCGTATGGCCATGACCTGCTGCGAGGCAGATATGACATTTTTAGGCTTTATGTGCAAATGGAAAGATGCAGAAAAGTATAAGACCAAAGAATGGGTAAAGGTATGCGCCAAGGTTGGCGTAGAATACCAGAGAGATTATCACGGCGAAGGTCCCGTCCTTTATGCTGAAAATGTGGAAAAAGCTGCTGAAATCAAGGATATCGTGCAGTTTTAA
- a CDS encoding DEAD/DEAH box helicase yields the protein MDVTKFEELQLDDRIIRAITEMGFEEASPIQAQAIPVVLEGRDMIGQAQTGTGKTAAFGLPLLQKVDPKVKKLQAVVLLPTRELAIQVAEELRRFAKFMHGIKVLPVYGGQDIVRQIRALKDGTQIVVGTPGRVMDHMRRKTVKMDHVHTVVLDEADEMLNMGFLEDMETILSQLPEERQTLMFSATMPQAIADIAKKFQKDPVTVRVIKKELTVPKVTQYYYEVKPKNKVEVMCRLLDMYSPKLSIVFCNTKRQVDELVQALQGRGYFAEGLHGDLKQVQRDRVMESFRNGRTDILIATDVAARGIDVGNVEAVFNYDIPQDDEYYVHRIGRTGRAGREGKAFSLVVGKEVYKLRDIQRYCKTKIIPQAIPSLNDITEIKADKILDQVQDILNDTDLTKIVNIIEKKLMEDDYTSLDLAAALLKMSMGDDNEDIIDNYMPARSLDDLDSYGRNSRGRDRGRNSGRRKGATDRAAVDYVLNGGEERMARLFINIGKSQRVTPGDILGAVAGESGIPGRLVGSIDMYDGYTFVDVPAEYAEDVLNAMSHARIKGKHIHVEKANSKR from the coding sequence ATGGATGTTACAAAATTTGAAGAATTACAGTTAGATGACCGTATCATAAGAGCCATTACAGAGATGGGCTTTGAAGAAGCTTCTCCAATTCAGGCCCAGGCGATCCCTGTTGTATTAGAAGGCAGAGATATGATCGGTCAGGCTCAGACGGGAACAGGAAAGACAGCTGCTTTCGGACTTCCTCTGTTGCAGAAGGTTGACCCGAAGGTAAAGAAGCTTCAGGCCGTTGTCCTTCTCCCAACCAGAGAACTTGCAATCCAGGTTGCTGAGGAACTACGCCGTTTTGCCAAATTCATGCACGGCATCAAGGTCCTGCCTGTATACGGCGGCCAGGACATTGTACGCCAGATCCGCGCCTTAAAAGACGGCACCCAGATCGTAGTAGGTACTCCGGGACGTGTTATGGACCATATGCGCCGTAAAACCGTAAAAATGGACCATGTACATACTGTTGTATTAGACGAAGCAGACGAAATGTTAAACATGGGCTTTTTAGAGGATATGGAAACCATCTTAAGCCAGCTGCCGGAAGAACGCCAGACACTGATGTTCTCTGCAACCATGCCTCAGGCCATTGCAGACATTGCAAAGAAATTCCAGAAAGACCCGGTAACCGTCCGCGTGATCAAAAAAGAGCTGACTGTGCCGAAAGTGACCCAGTATTACTATGAAGTAAAGCCAAAAAACAAAGTAGAGGTTATGTGCCGTCTGTTAGACATGTACTCTCCAAAGCTGTCTATTGTATTCTGCAACACCAAGCGCCAGGTAGATGAACTGGTCCAGGCTCTTCAAGGAAGAGGTTATTTTGCAGAAGGTCTTCATGGTGATTTAAAACAGGTGCAGCGTGACCGTGTAATGGAAAGCTTCAGAAACGGACGCACCGATATCCTGATCGCTACAGATGTGGCAGCAAGAGGTATTGATGTAGGAAATGTAGAAGCAGTATTTAACTACGATATCCCACAGGATGATGAATATTATGTACACCGTATTGGACGTACAGGAAGAGCGGGAAGAGAAGGAAAGGCATTCAGCCTGGTAGTTGGAAAGGAAGTTTACAAGCTCCGTGATATCCAGCGTTACTGCAAGACCAAGATCATTCCACAGGCGATCCCATCCTTAAATGATATCACCGAGATCAAGGCAGACAAGATCTTAGACCAGGTTCAGGACATTTTAAATGATACAGATCTGACAAAGATCGTAAATATCATTGAAAAGAAGCTGATGGAAGATGATTATACTTCCTTAGATCTGGCAGCAGCCCTTTTAAAAATGAGCATGGGCGATGATAATGAGGATATCATTGACAATTACATGCCTGCAAGATCCTTAGACGATCTGGACAGCTATGGAAGAAATTCCAGAGGCAGAGACCGTGGCAGGAACAGTGGCCGCCGTAAAGGGGCTACTGACCGTGCAGCTGTTGATTATGTATTAAACGGCGGCGAAGAACGAATGGCAAGACTGTTTATCAATATTGGTAAATCCCAGCGTGTAACACCAGGAGATATTCTGGGAGCAGTTGCCGGTGAATCCGGTATTCCTGGACGTCTGGTAGGAAGTATTGACATGTATGATGGTTATACTTTCGTAGATGTACCGGCTGAATATGCAGAAGATGTATTAAATGCTATGAGCCATGCCCGCATTAAAGGCAAACATATCCATGTAGAAAAAGCAAATTCCAAGAGATAA